In a single window of the Pedococcus dokdonensis genome:
- a CDS encoding glutamine synthetase family protein, which yields MTAPPQLTVEQLRADIAAGTVDTVIVAFTDMQGRLQGKRIHAQFFLDTVLGHGTEGCNYLLAVDVDMNTVDGYAISSWERGYGDMMFDLDLATLRRTPGQPYSATVQCDLSWLDGSGLVRESPRSVLKAQVEAAAELGLAGFTGTELEFIVFEDSFDQAWDRRYQGLTGANRYNVDYSILGGTRVEPLLRDIRNEMYAAGVTVESAKGECNLGQHEIAFLYDEVVRTCDNHVVYKNAAKELAARHGQSLTFMAKFDEREGNSCHIHLSLRGTDGGIVFADDEREGGRSAVFEHFVAGIQTRLRELTLLYAPNVNSYKRFQPGSFAPTAIAWGTDNRTCALRVVGHGAGLRVENRVPGGDVNPYLAVAGMLASGLHGIREEIELEPAFEGNAYASDKDRVPSTLAEARDLFAASDFARAAFGDDVVDHYAHAAEVELTAFNAAVTDWERVRGFERL from the coding sequence ATGACCGCACCACCGCAGCTCACCGTCGAGCAGCTCCGGGCCGACATCGCCGCAGGCACCGTCGACACGGTCATCGTGGCCTTCACCGACATGCAGGGTCGCTTGCAGGGCAAGCGGATCCACGCGCAGTTCTTCCTCGACACGGTGCTCGGGCACGGCACCGAGGGGTGCAACTACCTGCTCGCCGTCGACGTCGACATGAACACCGTCGACGGCTACGCCATCAGCTCGTGGGAACGCGGCTACGGCGACATGATGTTCGACCTCGACCTGGCCACCTTGCGCCGCACCCCTGGGCAGCCCTACTCGGCCACCGTGCAGTGCGACCTGTCCTGGCTGGACGGCAGCGGGCTCGTGCGGGAGTCGCCGAGGTCGGTGCTCAAGGCACAGGTCGAGGCCGCCGCGGAGCTGGGGCTCGCCGGGTTCACCGGCACCGAGCTGGAGTTCATCGTCTTCGAGGACTCCTTCGACCAGGCCTGGGACCGCCGCTACCAGGGACTCACCGGCGCGAACCGCTACAACGTCGACTACTCCATCCTGGGCGGCACGCGCGTGGAGCCGCTGCTGCGCGACATCCGCAACGAGATGTATGCGGCGGGCGTCACCGTCGAGAGCGCCAAGGGGGAGTGCAACCTCGGTCAGCACGAGATCGCGTTCCTCTACGACGAGGTCGTGCGCACCTGCGACAACCACGTCGTCTACAAGAACGCCGCCAAGGAGCTGGCCGCCCGACACGGGCAGTCGCTGACCTTCATGGCCAAGTTCGACGAGCGTGAGGGCAACTCGTGCCACATCCACCTGTCGCTGCGCGGCACGGACGGTGGCATCGTTTTCGCCGACGACGAGCGTGAGGGCGGTCGCAGCGCGGTCTTCGAGCACTTCGTCGCGGGCATCCAGACCCGGCTGCGCGAGCTGACCCTGCTCTACGCCCCGAACGTCAACTCCTACAAGAGGTTCCAGCCGGGGTCGTTCGCGCCGACAGCGATCGCGTGGGGCACCGACAACCGGACCTGCGCGCTGCGGGTGGTCGGTCACGGCGCGGGCCTGCGGGTCGAGAACCGCGTCCCCGGCGGTGACGTGAACCCCTACCTGGCCGTCGCGGGGATGCTGGCATCGGGGCTGCACGGCATCCGCGAGGAGATCGAGCTCGAGCCGGCCTTCGAGGGCAACGCCTACGCGTCCGACAAGGACCGGGTGCCCTCGACGCTGGCCGAGGCCCGCGACCTGTTCGCGGCCTCGGACTTCGCACGGGCAGCCTTCGGTGACGACGTCGTCGACCACTACGCCCACGCGGCGGAGGTCGAGCTCACCGCGTTCAACGCAGCGGTGACGGACTGGGAGCGGGTCAGGGGGTTCGAGCGCCTGTGA
- a CDS encoding FadR/GntR family transcriptional regulator has protein sequence MSAAQPRMSLPHVVLRPASGNAFEATVEQLATAIRLGVFTDGEQLPPERELADRLGVSRSTLREAIAALRDSGLVTTRRGRGGGSVVTYAGAEPGSRAGAPVRTGAALADAMDFRRVVEPGAAAVAATKALAADQRAWLVESARAAREAPDNAAHRLADSRFHLAVATLSGSPMLIEAVTRAQAALSELLSAIPVLPTNIAHSNDQHDAVVRAILDGDDARAREAMEEHCDATAALLRGLIG, from the coding sequence GTGAGCGCCGCCCAGCCGAGGATGTCGCTGCCGCACGTGGTCCTCCGGCCGGCGTCCGGCAACGCCTTCGAGGCGACCGTCGAGCAGCTCGCGACCGCGATCCGGCTGGGTGTCTTCACCGATGGTGAACAGCTGCCCCCCGAGCGCGAGCTCGCCGACCGCCTCGGCGTCAGCCGCAGCACCCTCCGCGAGGCGATCGCCGCCCTGCGCGACTCCGGACTGGTCACCACCCGCCGTGGTCGCGGCGGCGGCAGCGTGGTGACCTACGCCGGTGCCGAACCGGGCAGCCGCGCCGGCGCACCCGTGCGCACCGGCGCTGCGCTCGCGGACGCCATGGACTTCCGCCGGGTGGTCGAGCCGGGCGCCGCCGCAGTGGCAGCCACCAAGGCCCTCGCCGCCGACCAGCGGGCCTGGCTCGTCGAGTCCGCCAGGGCGGCGCGCGAAGCCCCCGACAACGCCGCCCACCGCCTGGCCGACAGCCGGTTCCACCTCGCGGTGGCCACCCTGTCGGGCTCGCCGATGCTCATCGAGGCGGTCACGCGGGCGCAGGCCGCCCTCTCCGAGCTGCTGTCCGCGATCCCGGTGCTCCCCACCAACATCGCGCACTCCAACGACCAGCACGACGCCGTCGTCCGGGCGATCCTCGACGGCGACGACGCGCGGGCCCGCGAGGCGATGGAGGAGCACTGCGACGCCACCGCCGCCCTGTTGAGGGGGCTGATCGGATGA
- a CDS encoding aldehyde dehydrogenase family protein, whose product MSTSLHEVVNPATEQVVTQVSLADVDETDAAIAAAEAAGPAWRAVAPADRGRLLRRFADQVDAHLEELAQLEVANSGHTIANARWEAGNVRDVLTYYSAAPERLFGRQIPVAGGLDVTFKEPLGTVGIIVPWNFPMPIAGWGFAPALAAGNTVVLKPAELTPLTAIRLGELALEAGIPEGVFTIIPGKGSVVGERFVSHPSVRKVCFTGSTAVGQRIMRGAADQVKRITLELGGKSANIVFADSDLEKAAATAPYGVFDNAGQDCCARSRILVQRSVFDRFMELLEPAVKGVVVADPGDDATEMGPLISAGQRDTVRSYVEDATEDVDVAFRGEAPTGDGFWYPATVVLPRSTTDRVWQEEVFGPVVAVMPFDDEADAVAKANDTAYGLSGSIWTNDVGRALRVARGVEAGNLSVNSHSSVRYSTPFGGFKQSGIGRELGPDALDAFTDVKNVFISTETN is encoded by the coding sequence GTGAGCACTTCGCTGCACGAGGTGGTCAACCCGGCCACCGAACAGGTGGTCACCCAGGTGTCCCTCGCCGACGTCGACGAGACCGATGCGGCGATCGCGGCTGCCGAGGCGGCCGGGCCGGCCTGGCGGGCGGTCGCACCGGCGGATCGCGGTCGCCTGTTGCGCAGGTTCGCCGACCAGGTCGACGCGCACCTCGAGGAGCTCGCCCAGCTCGAGGTCGCCAACTCCGGTCACACCATCGCCAACGCCCGCTGGGAGGCGGGCAACGTCCGCGACGTGCTCACCTACTACTCGGCCGCTCCCGAGCGCCTGTTCGGTCGGCAGATCCCCGTGGCAGGTGGCCTCGACGTCACCTTCAAGGAGCCGCTCGGCACGGTGGGGATCATCGTGCCCTGGAATTTCCCCATGCCCATCGCCGGCTGGGGCTTCGCGCCCGCGCTGGCCGCGGGCAACACCGTCGTGCTGAAGCCGGCCGAGCTGACCCCGCTGACCGCGATTCGGCTGGGTGAGCTCGCACTGGAGGCGGGGATCCCTGAAGGCGTCTTCACCATCATCCCGGGCAAGGGATCGGTCGTCGGCGAGCGCTTCGTGAGCCATCCCTCGGTGCGCAAGGTCTGCTTCACCGGGTCGACTGCCGTGGGGCAGCGGATCATGCGCGGGGCAGCCGACCAGGTCAAGCGGATCACCCTCGAGCTCGGTGGCAAGAGCGCCAACATCGTCTTCGCCGACAGCGACCTCGAGAAGGCCGCGGCAACCGCGCCCTACGGGGTGTTCGACAACGCCGGCCAGGACTGCTGCGCCCGCAGCCGGATCCTGGTGCAGCGCAGCGTCTTCGACCGCTTCATGGAGCTGTTGGAGCCGGCCGTGAAGGGCGTCGTCGTGGCCGACCCCGGGGACGACGCCACCGAGATGGGACCGCTGATCAGCGCTGGGCAGCGAGACACCGTGCGGTCCTACGTCGAGGACGCGACCGAGGACGTGGACGTCGCGTTCCGCGGCGAGGCGCCGACGGGTGACGGTTTCTGGTACCCCGCCACCGTCGTCCTGCCCCGGTCGACGACCGACCGGGTCTGGCAGGAGGAGGTCTTCGGACCCGTCGTGGCCGTCATGCCGTTCGACGACGAGGCCGACGCGGTCGCCAAGGCCAACGACACGGCCTACGGGCTGTCGGGGTCGATCTGGACCAACGACGTGGGCCGCGCCCTGCGCGTCGCGCGGGGTGTCGAGGCGGGCAACCTGTCCGTCAACTCGCACAGCAGCGTGCGCTACTCCACCCCGTTCGGTGGTTTCAAGCAGTC